A section of the Apodemus sylvaticus chromosome 10, mApoSyl1.1, whole genome shotgun sequence genome encodes:
- the Smim36 gene encoding small integral membrane protein 36 has product MEFYLEIDPVTLNLIILVASYVILLLVFLISCVLYDCRGKDPSKECAPETTPNAQPSIRVVVTQHSAHGSHWTRGPRLHFKDPAPIGKKSTVV; this is encoded by the coding sequence ATGGAGTTCTATCTGGAGATCGACCCTGTCACCCTGAACCTCATCATCCTGGTTGCAAGCTACGTCATCCTGCTCTTGGTGTTCCTCATCTCCTGCGTGCTATATGACTGCCGAGGCAAGGACCCCAGTAAGGAGTGTGCTCCGGAGACCACGCCGAATGCCCAGCCTTCCATCCGAGTGGTGGTAACTCAGCACAGCGCTCATGGATCCCACTGGACAAGGGGACCCCGCCTTCACTTTAAGGATCCTGCGCCAATAGGGAAGAAAAGCACAGTGGTGTGA